GCCTGCGGCTGCACGAGACTCCGGCCTTCCGGGCGATCAAGGCGCGTTCAGCGACGGCCCGGCTGCCGGTGATGGAGATCCTCACCGAGCATCCGGGCCTGTTCCTGAAGGCGGTGGGCCTGAAGGTCTCGGAGATCGCCTATGTCAGCGTCGTGACCGTGTTCTCGATCTCCTACGTCACCGGCCAACTTGGGCTGTCGCGAGGCGTGATCCTCAACGGGATCCTGATCGCGGCGGTGATCGAGCTCTTCACCATCCCGGCCTTCGGCTGGCTGTCGGACCGCTACGGCCGCAAGACCCTGTTCGTGGCTGCCTGCCTGTTCTCGATCGCCTTCGCCTTCCCGATGTTCCAGCTCCTCGACACGCGCAACCCGACAATCATCGCCCTGACGGTGGCGGTGGCCCTCAGCTTCGGCCAGGGCATCATGTTCGGAACCGGGGCCGCCTGGATGTCCGAGATGTTCCACGCCCGCCTGCGCTACAGCGGCGCCTCCCTCGGGTTTCAGGTCGGCGCGGCCCTGAGCGGTGGCTTCACCCCGCTGATCGCCGCCGCGCTCCTCGCCTGGAGCGGCGGAGCGACGTGGCCGATCTCGATCTACCTCGTCGTCCTCGCCTGCGTGACCCTCGTGGCGACCTTCCTTGCACCCGAGACGGCCCGGCAGCCCATCGACTGACCGAGGTAACAGCCGCATCATCGATGCGGAACCACGGGATCCTGCAGTAGACATTCGTCCACTGCAGTGGAACAAAAGCAAATGGGGAATGCCTCAGAGGAGGGCGGCTTTGACTCGAACGATCATCGCGACGGAGGCCGCCGCGCCGGCGGTGGGACCCTATGCCCAGGCCACCCGGGTGGGCGACCTCGTCTTCGCCTCGGGGCAGCTGCCGATCGACCCGGCCACGGGGGCGTTTCCGGAGGGGATCGAGGCGCAGACGCGCCGCTCGCTCGCCAACCTCGCGGCGGTGCTGGAAGCCGGCGGCGCCAGCCTCTCGAGCGTGGCAAAGACCACGGTGTTCCTGAAGGACATGAACGACTTTGCCGCGATGAACGCCGTCTACGCGGAGCACTTCCCCGAAGCCGCCCCGGCGCGCTCGACCGTGGAGGTAGCGCGCCTGCCGCGCGACGCCTTGGTCGAGGTCGA
The sequence above is drawn from the Methylobacterium mesophilicum SR1.6/6 genome and encodes:
- a CDS encoding MFS transporter; this translates as MLDAALPMDGALPAAQDPVTPADRRQIVWSSVIGTTIEWYDFLIYGTASALVFNKLFFPSIDPAVGTIAAFGSYAVGFLARPLGGAVFGHFGDRVGRKAMLALTLMIMGIGTFLIGCLPTYGQIGLLAPVLLVALRLVQGIGIGGEWGGAVLMVVESVPQERRGFFGSVVQLGYPIGVILSIGAFALTGLLPEEAFLSWGWRVPFLASAPLVLVGLFIRLRLHETPAFRAIKARSATARLPVMEILTEHPGLFLKAVGLKVSEIAYVSVVTVFSISYVTGQLGLSRGVILNGILIAAVIELFTIPAFGWLSDRYGRKTLFVAACLFSIAFAFPMFQLLDTRNPTIIALTVAVALSFGQGIMFGTGAAWMSEMFHARLRYSGASLGFQVGAALSGGFTPLIAAALLAWSGGATWPISIYLVVLACVTLVATFLAPETARQPID
- a CDS encoding Rid family detoxifying hydrolase, with translation MTRTIIATEAAAPAVGPYAQATRVGDLVFASGQLPIDPATGAFPEGIEAQTRRSLANLAAVLEAGGASLSSVAKTTVFLKDMNDFAAMNAVYAEHFPEAAPARSTVEVARLPRDALVEVEAIALATGPVR